Proteins from one Anastrepha obliqua isolate idAnaObli1 chromosome 2, idAnaObli1_1.0, whole genome shotgun sequence genomic window:
- the LOC129239321 gene encoding protein PIP82 isoform X1 produces the protein MDFKNLCQNIDVSSLRARIPSMPAMPAMPQIKLPKSLPKLRPRRIFSRSREDLSRSKGSTKEQQPQQQSPSHQLTTRPSIPPADFINHSPRRISTISSLMHQETRGDSQRGTYRSACSVDDDYPSPRQFQSSGHLSRPLSPTQTPINGVTSERDAEATVAKMSLAEKLQKGYKDITEFRLSHIFAKKTVVRKDIIQVDQYVERFNEDRERELAEQERRDRKIADNYSFNFKLSRQDTDNSKRSMSSNDSPKQEANEQGKHAREHSEDESGMDVTPPPRKPGIASTRFARVRNPPLEQYISDESNNELDEDEEMPTVHRGNQQKQAIVQSSPESAPKEPESKRVKALAKLRSLGKRSEETPEKLGEKKRRAPLSPQQSEEKPETTVAAENDNPLSVLKQNIKRFSKSIRRTHEAEGGNTAENAADETEGEGTPKTETKQISRREKLTARLRKFASRDASTENLDEASPKKTEEQRSPIRAVITNKLQTWKKSFKRKPSEADAQTGEETSPEREGDKEKRSDNLMKKLRNMRQRKHATSTDDLDGTEDEAYNTPTGKSKDGNSRKTVNFEERFEQARQRTLKKVNEKMQNIKFFHKSQENIEKESGAIKRDAGKQSAKEDEEQSDDECTVYVRPRTAARRAAAHDTPSDSEEEEEQPERDERVEETKNIQHEIDGTQIEHTRAIWTTKNLLTESLDSEIDTEYPRVLIHQDHSDQFESTLIIAVTRPAPPTPTTPIIEEIHDDMPKKPPRASRTPSPGSSRAEWIPNNEIISTFLEITPPSKRRLSAEAILPAPRGHARKMSMDSNSDSDSWIPDTSARTKHLGQQNKEGSVEGASAVILNSIDENEEPWKVHHTLCEEKLYKAKSIDIFEASVRKGGANAAFDDFEDELRDEPVLRVPQRHIDSSFEKDSSEEPFAADDDNSSRITKILVSVIREECEEVQENVDEKEEIKLPQVAGRQFFNSNESLIANLDENEGNKLNENEDDDDDESKDYDDDDRPPSAAPSPPPSMSPPPPPLPLRKSVLITSKSIEESPPLPIMKPPMPPTKPTQPPRIPDRTPSMNRIAKPLVKTSSLRLAYNEQVKPSDVGKVNKLISRFETPQSNVVQRPRIIQRRLTRDESEEYSDDEDDLEENDDSEQNLDTFNANTERDITPTNTPRTYSLESDTESLGAISKHVVTKQKRVLLEEEDTVIMNRNAKRNGNQTKVCHEIPRITLNFDNNSNLSLSRASSEYGSPLEYPSSLIGSTETTPIPERRPQDSSNTRNVERNRRSMTRDDDKFLSFDSDDDFFLLENSYYSISSTGSSRYVVEI, from the exons ATGGATTTCAAAAACTTGTGCCAGAATATCGATGTAAGCAGCTTGCGGG CACGAATTCCCTCAATGCCTGCTATGCCAGCAATGCCACAAATTAAATTGCCAAAGTCATTACCGAAATTGCGCCCGCGTCGCATATTCAGTCGGTCGCGCGAGGACCTTAGTCGCAGCAAAGGGTCCACAAAGGAACAACAACCGCAACAGCAGTCACCATCCCACCAGTTGACGACGCGGCCGTCCATACCGCCTGCTGATTTTATAAATCATTCACCGCGTCGCATATCGACCATTTCGTCGCTAATGCATCAAGAAACGCGTGGCGACTCGCAACGTGGCACCTATCGCAGCGCATGCAGCGTTGATGATGATTATCCATCACCACGTCAATTTCAGTCATCTGGTCATTTGTCGCGTCCTTTAAGTCCCACGCAAACACCCATTAATGGTGTAACGAGTGAACGCGATGCTGAGGCAACTGTTGCGAAAATGTCGCTAGCCGAGAAGTTGCAGAAAGGCTATAAAGATATCACCGAATTCCGGCTGAGTCACATATTCGCCAAGAAGACTGTGGTGCGCAAGGATATCATTCAGGTGGATCAGTATGTGGAGCGCTTCAACGAGGACCGTGAACGCGAGCTTGCCGAGCAGGAACGACGTGATCGTAAAATTGCTGACAATTACAGCTTTAACTTCAAACTCTCGCGACAGGATACAGACAACAGTAAGCGCAGCATGAGCTCGAATGATTCGCCCAAACAGGAGGCAAACGAACAAGGCAAGCACGCACGTGAGCACAGCGAAGACGAGAGCGGAATGGATGTTACGCCACCACCGCGCAAACCAGGCATCGCTTCGACGCGTTTCGCCAGAGTACGCAATCCACCACTCGAGCAGTACATTTCCGATGAAAGCAACAATGAATTGGATGAGGACGAAGAAATGCCAACGGTGCATAGGGGCAACCAGCAGAAACAGGCAATTGTACAAAGTTCGCCGGAGAGCGCACCGAAAGAGCCAGAGAGTAAACGCGTTAAGGCGCTTGCCAAATTGCGTAGCCTGGGCAAACGCAGCGAGGAAACGCCAGAAAAGTTGGGTGAGAAGAAACGTCGTGCGCCACTATCACCACAGCAATCCGAGGAGAAACCAGAAACAACAGTTGCTGCGGAAAATGATAATCCGCTTAGTGTCTTAAAACAGAACATCAAACGTTTCTCGAAATCTATAAGGCGTACACACGAAGCAGAGGGTGGTAACACCGCAGAAAACGCCGCAGATGAAACCGAGGGTGAAGGCACACCTAAAACAGAGACAAAACAAATTAGTCGCAGGGAAAAATTAACTGCGCGCTTACGCAAATTTGCTTCGCGCGATGCGTCCACTGAGAATCTCGATGAAGCATCGCCCAAAAAAACCGAAGAACAACGCTCGCCCATACGCGCCGTTATCACAAATAAATTGCAAACGTGGAAGAAGAGTTTCAAACGAAAACCAAGTGAGGCCGATGCGCAAACCGGTGAAGAAACGTCGCCCGAGCGTGAAGGAGATAAGGAGAAGCGCTCGGACAATCTTATGAAGAAACTACGCAATATGCGGCAACGCAAACATGCCACTTCGACAGATGATCTCGATGGCACGGAAGACGAGGCCTACAACACGCCCACGGGCAAATCAAAAGATGGCAACTCACGCAAGACTGTGAACTTCGAAGAGCGTTTTGAGCAGGCGCGTCAACGCACACTCAAGAAGGTGaatgagaaaatgcaaaatattaagtttttccaCAAGTCACAGGAGAATATCGAAAAGGAAAGTGGCGCAATCAAGCGGGATGCTGGCAAACAATCCGCAAAGGAAGACGAAGAGCAGTCAGATGATGAGTGCACAGTCTATGTGCGTCCACGTACTGCTGCAAGGCGCGCTGCGGCGCACGATACACCTAGCGATtctgaagaagaagaggaacaaCCAGAAAGAGATGAGCGTGTGGAGGAAACTAAGAATATTCAACATGAAATCGACGGCACCCAAATAGAGCATACACGCGCAATTTGGACTACCAAGAATCTACTCACTGAGTCATTGGATTCTGAAATAGACACCGAGTATCCACGCGTACTTATTCACCAAGAtcactcggatcaatttgaatcAACACTAATTATTGCAGTGACACGACCAGCGCCACCAACACCAACGACACCCATTATAGAGGAAATACACGATGATATGCCAAAGAAGCCACCACGAGCCAGTCGCACCCCAAGTCCGGGCAGCAGTCGCGCTGAATGGATACCAAACAATGAAATCATTTCCACTTTTCTAGAGATAACACCACCAAGTAAGCGACGCCTATCCGCAGAAGCCATACTACCTGCACCACGTGGGCACGCACGCAAAATGTCAATGGATTCCAATTCCGACTCGGATTCTTGGATACCAGATACCTCCGCGCGCACCAAACACCTCGGTCAGCAGAACAAAGAAGGTTCAGTGGAAGGCGCATCAGCGGTAATACTCAATAGCATCGACGAGAACGAAGAGCCGTGGAAGGTGCATCATACACTTTGCGAGGAAAAGCTCTATAAAGCAAAGAGCATCGATATATTCGAGGCTAGCGTTCGTAAAGGCGGAGCTAATGCAGCATTCGATGACTTCGAGGATGAGTTGCGCGATGAACCAGTATTAAGAGTACCCCAAAGACACATTGATTCCTCGTTTGAGAAGGATAGCAGTGAAGAGCCATTTGCCGCCGACGACGACAACTCCTCGCGCATAACAAAGATTTTAGTGAGTGTCATACGCGAAGAATGTGAGGAAGTGCAGGAGAATGTCGATGAAAAGGAGGAAATTAAACTACCACAAGTGGCAGGGCGACAATTTTTCAATAGCAACGAAAGTCTTATTGCCAACTTAGATGAAAATGAGGgtaacaaattaaatgaaaatgaagacgacgacgacgacgagaGTAAGGATTATGATGATGACGATAGACCACCGTCTGCGGCACCATCACCACCTCCATCGATGtcaccaccaccgccaccgcTGCCATTAAGAAAATCAGTTTTAATCACATCAAAATCGATCGAAGAATCACCGCCTCTCCCTATTATGAAGCCACCAATGCCACCGACCAAACCAACGCAACCACCACGCATACCCGATCGCACACCATCAATGAACCGTATCGCCAAGCCGCTAGTAAAGACTTCATCTCTGCGCCTGGCATACAACGAGCAGGTGAAACCTTCTGACGTAGGCAAGGTCAATAAGCTAATTTCGCGCTTCGAAACTCCACAATCCAATGTGGTACAACGACCGCGCATTATACAAAGACGACTAACGCGCGACGAGTCCGAGGAATACTCCGACGACGAAGATGATTTAGAAGAGAATGACGATAGTGAACAGAATTTGGACACATTTAATGCAAACACCGAGCGTGATATTACACCAACGAATACACCGAGAACTTATTCACTGGAATCCGACACGGAGAGCTTAGGGGCGATCTCAAAACATGTGGTAACAAAGCAGAAACGCGTGCTTTTAGAAGAAGAAGACACGGTTATAATGAATCGTAACGCGAAGAGAAATGGTAATCAAACCAAAGTATGCCATGAAATACCGAGAATAACACTAAACTTCGACAACAATTCCAATTTGAGTTTGAGTCGTGCGAGCTCCGAGTATGGCTCGCCGCTAGAGTATCCCTCAAGCTTGATTGGATCAACCGAGACTACGCCCATACCGGAACGCAGACCGCAGGACAGCAGCAATACGAGAAATGTTGAGCGCAATCGACGTTCAATGACACGAGACGATGACAAATTCTTATCGTTCGATAGTGACGATG atttttttcttctagaAAACAGTTACTATTCGATAAGTTCGACAGGCAGCAGTCGTTACGTAGTGGAGATTTGA
- the LOC129239321 gene encoding protein PIP82 isoform X2 encodes MDFKNLCQNIDVSSLRARIPSMPAMPAMPQIKLPKSLPKLRPRRIFSRSREDLSRSKGSTKEQQPQQQSPSHQLTTRPSIPPADFINHSPRRISTISSLMHQETRGDSQRGTYRSACSVDDDYPSPRQFQSSGHLSRPLSPTQTPINGVTSERDAEATVAKMSLAEKLQKGYKDITEFRLSHIFAKKTVVRKDIIQVDQYVERFNEDRERELAEQERRDRKIADNYSFNFKLSRQDTDNSKRSMSSNDSPKQEANEQGKHAREHSEDESGMDVTPPPRKPGIASTRFARVRNPPLEQYISDESNNELDEDEEMPTVHRGNQQKQAIVQSSPESAPKEPESKRVKALAKLRSLGKRSEETPEKLGEKKRRAPLSPQQSEEKPETTVAAENDNPLSVLKQNIKRFSKSIRRTHEAEGGNTAENAADETEGEGTPKTETKQISRREKLTARLRKFASRDASTENLDEASPKKTEEQRSPIRAVITNKLQTWKKSFKRKPSEADAQTGEETSPEREGDKEKRSDNLMKKLRNMRQRKHATSTDDLDGTEDEAYNTPTGKSKDGNSRKTVNFEERFEQARQRTLKKVNEKMQNIKFFHKSQENIEKESGAIKRDAGKQSAKEDEEQSDDECTVYVRPRTAARRAAAHDTPSDSEEEEEQPERDERVEETKNIQHEIDGTQIEHTRAIWTTKNLLTESLDSEIDTEYPRVLIHQDHSDQFESTLIIAVTRPAPPTPTTPIIEEIHDDMPKKPPRASRTPSPGSSRAEWIPNNEIISTFLEITPPSKRRLSAEAILPAPRGHARKMSMDSNSDSDSWIPDTSARTKHLGQQNKEGSVEGASAVILNSIDENEEPWKVHHTLCEEKLYKAKSIDIFEASVRKGGANAAFDDFEDELRDEPVLRVPQRHIDSSFEKDSSEEPFAADDDNSSRITKILVSVIREECEEVQENVDEKEEIKLPQVAGRQFFNSNESLIANLDENEGNKLNENEDDDDDESKDYDDDDRPPSAAPSPPPSMSPPPPPLPLRKSVLITSKSIEESPPLPIMKPPMPPTKPTQPPRIPDRTPSMNRIAKPLVKTSSLRLAYNEQVKPSDVGKVNKLISRFETPQSNVVQRPRIIQRRLTRDESEEYSDDEDDLEENDDSEQNLDTFNANTERDITPTNTPRTYSLESDTESLGAISKHVVTKQKRVLLEEEDTVIMNRNAKRNGNQTKVCHEIPRITLNFDNNSNLSLSRASSEYGSPLEYPSSLIGSTETTPIPERRPQDSSNTRNVERNRRSMTRDDDKFLSFDSDDENSYYSISSTGSSRYVVEI; translated from the exons ATGGATTTCAAAAACTTGTGCCAGAATATCGATGTAAGCAGCTTGCGGG CACGAATTCCCTCAATGCCTGCTATGCCAGCAATGCCACAAATTAAATTGCCAAAGTCATTACCGAAATTGCGCCCGCGTCGCATATTCAGTCGGTCGCGCGAGGACCTTAGTCGCAGCAAAGGGTCCACAAAGGAACAACAACCGCAACAGCAGTCACCATCCCACCAGTTGACGACGCGGCCGTCCATACCGCCTGCTGATTTTATAAATCATTCACCGCGTCGCATATCGACCATTTCGTCGCTAATGCATCAAGAAACGCGTGGCGACTCGCAACGTGGCACCTATCGCAGCGCATGCAGCGTTGATGATGATTATCCATCACCACGTCAATTTCAGTCATCTGGTCATTTGTCGCGTCCTTTAAGTCCCACGCAAACACCCATTAATGGTGTAACGAGTGAACGCGATGCTGAGGCAACTGTTGCGAAAATGTCGCTAGCCGAGAAGTTGCAGAAAGGCTATAAAGATATCACCGAATTCCGGCTGAGTCACATATTCGCCAAGAAGACTGTGGTGCGCAAGGATATCATTCAGGTGGATCAGTATGTGGAGCGCTTCAACGAGGACCGTGAACGCGAGCTTGCCGAGCAGGAACGACGTGATCGTAAAATTGCTGACAATTACAGCTTTAACTTCAAACTCTCGCGACAGGATACAGACAACAGTAAGCGCAGCATGAGCTCGAATGATTCGCCCAAACAGGAGGCAAACGAACAAGGCAAGCACGCACGTGAGCACAGCGAAGACGAGAGCGGAATGGATGTTACGCCACCACCGCGCAAACCAGGCATCGCTTCGACGCGTTTCGCCAGAGTACGCAATCCACCACTCGAGCAGTACATTTCCGATGAAAGCAACAATGAATTGGATGAGGACGAAGAAATGCCAACGGTGCATAGGGGCAACCAGCAGAAACAGGCAATTGTACAAAGTTCGCCGGAGAGCGCACCGAAAGAGCCAGAGAGTAAACGCGTTAAGGCGCTTGCCAAATTGCGTAGCCTGGGCAAACGCAGCGAGGAAACGCCAGAAAAGTTGGGTGAGAAGAAACGTCGTGCGCCACTATCACCACAGCAATCCGAGGAGAAACCAGAAACAACAGTTGCTGCGGAAAATGATAATCCGCTTAGTGTCTTAAAACAGAACATCAAACGTTTCTCGAAATCTATAAGGCGTACACACGAAGCAGAGGGTGGTAACACCGCAGAAAACGCCGCAGATGAAACCGAGGGTGAAGGCACACCTAAAACAGAGACAAAACAAATTAGTCGCAGGGAAAAATTAACTGCGCGCTTACGCAAATTTGCTTCGCGCGATGCGTCCACTGAGAATCTCGATGAAGCATCGCCCAAAAAAACCGAAGAACAACGCTCGCCCATACGCGCCGTTATCACAAATAAATTGCAAACGTGGAAGAAGAGTTTCAAACGAAAACCAAGTGAGGCCGATGCGCAAACCGGTGAAGAAACGTCGCCCGAGCGTGAAGGAGATAAGGAGAAGCGCTCGGACAATCTTATGAAGAAACTACGCAATATGCGGCAACGCAAACATGCCACTTCGACAGATGATCTCGATGGCACGGAAGACGAGGCCTACAACACGCCCACGGGCAAATCAAAAGATGGCAACTCACGCAAGACTGTGAACTTCGAAGAGCGTTTTGAGCAGGCGCGTCAACGCACACTCAAGAAGGTGaatgagaaaatgcaaaatattaagtttttccaCAAGTCACAGGAGAATATCGAAAAGGAAAGTGGCGCAATCAAGCGGGATGCTGGCAAACAATCCGCAAAGGAAGACGAAGAGCAGTCAGATGATGAGTGCACAGTCTATGTGCGTCCACGTACTGCTGCAAGGCGCGCTGCGGCGCACGATACACCTAGCGATtctgaagaagaagaggaacaaCCAGAAAGAGATGAGCGTGTGGAGGAAACTAAGAATATTCAACATGAAATCGACGGCACCCAAATAGAGCATACACGCGCAATTTGGACTACCAAGAATCTACTCACTGAGTCATTGGATTCTGAAATAGACACCGAGTATCCACGCGTACTTATTCACCAAGAtcactcggatcaatttgaatcAACACTAATTATTGCAGTGACACGACCAGCGCCACCAACACCAACGACACCCATTATAGAGGAAATACACGATGATATGCCAAAGAAGCCACCACGAGCCAGTCGCACCCCAAGTCCGGGCAGCAGTCGCGCTGAATGGATACCAAACAATGAAATCATTTCCACTTTTCTAGAGATAACACCACCAAGTAAGCGACGCCTATCCGCAGAAGCCATACTACCTGCACCACGTGGGCACGCACGCAAAATGTCAATGGATTCCAATTCCGACTCGGATTCTTGGATACCAGATACCTCCGCGCGCACCAAACACCTCGGTCAGCAGAACAAAGAAGGTTCAGTGGAAGGCGCATCAGCGGTAATACTCAATAGCATCGACGAGAACGAAGAGCCGTGGAAGGTGCATCATACACTTTGCGAGGAAAAGCTCTATAAAGCAAAGAGCATCGATATATTCGAGGCTAGCGTTCGTAAAGGCGGAGCTAATGCAGCATTCGATGACTTCGAGGATGAGTTGCGCGATGAACCAGTATTAAGAGTACCCCAAAGACACATTGATTCCTCGTTTGAGAAGGATAGCAGTGAAGAGCCATTTGCCGCCGACGACGACAACTCCTCGCGCATAACAAAGATTTTAGTGAGTGTCATACGCGAAGAATGTGAGGAAGTGCAGGAGAATGTCGATGAAAAGGAGGAAATTAAACTACCACAAGTGGCAGGGCGACAATTTTTCAATAGCAACGAAAGTCTTATTGCCAACTTAGATGAAAATGAGGgtaacaaattaaatgaaaatgaagacgacgacgacgacgagaGTAAGGATTATGATGATGACGATAGACCACCGTCTGCGGCACCATCACCACCTCCATCGATGtcaccaccaccgccaccgcTGCCATTAAGAAAATCAGTTTTAATCACATCAAAATCGATCGAAGAATCACCGCCTCTCCCTATTATGAAGCCACCAATGCCACCGACCAAACCAACGCAACCACCACGCATACCCGATCGCACACCATCAATGAACCGTATCGCCAAGCCGCTAGTAAAGACTTCATCTCTGCGCCTGGCATACAACGAGCAGGTGAAACCTTCTGACGTAGGCAAGGTCAATAAGCTAATTTCGCGCTTCGAAACTCCACAATCCAATGTGGTACAACGACCGCGCATTATACAAAGACGACTAACGCGCGACGAGTCCGAGGAATACTCCGACGACGAAGATGATTTAGAAGAGAATGACGATAGTGAACAGAATTTGGACACATTTAATGCAAACACCGAGCGTGATATTACACCAACGAATACACCGAGAACTTATTCACTGGAATCCGACACGGAGAGCTTAGGGGCGATCTCAAAACATGTGGTAACAAAGCAGAAACGCGTGCTTTTAGAAGAAGAAGACACGGTTATAATGAATCGTAACGCGAAGAGAAATGGTAATCAAACCAAAGTATGCCATGAAATACCGAGAATAACACTAAACTTCGACAACAATTCCAATTTGAGTTTGAGTCGTGCGAGCTCCGAGTATGGCTCGCCGCTAGAGTATCCCTCAAGCTTGATTGGATCAACCGAGACTACGCCCATACCGGAACGCAGACCGCAGGACAGCAGCAATACGAGAAATGTTGAGCGCAATCGACGTTCAATGACACGAGACGATGACAAATTCTTATCGTTCGATAGTGACGATG aAAACAGTTACTATTCGATAAGTTCGACAGGCAGCAGTCGTTACGTAGTGGAGATTTGA